In Candidatus Latescibacterota bacterium, the genomic stretch CCTTTGTTAATTGTCCCACTAATATATTCTCCAAGACGTCTGATGCCTTCCCTGATATTATCGAGCGAATTCGCGTATGAGATCCGCAGGTGTCCCTCTCCGCGTTCGCCGAAATCTATTCCGGGGGTGAGTGCTACTCCCACCTTGTCGAGGATATCGAAAGCCAGCTTGTAGGAGTCCCTGCCCAGGTGGGAAGCGTTGACGAAGATATAGAATGCGCCCCTGGGTTCGATAGTGTATTCGAGTCCGAGGCCGGGCAGCGCTTCAAGGAGGTAGCGTCTCCTTTCGTCGTACATCTTGACCATAGCCGGAATCTCCGGATGGGTACCTCTCAATGCTTCGATACCGGCTGCCTGCACGAAAGAACCCGGGGATATAAAGAAGTTCTGCTGAAGTATCTGCAGTGAACGAAGGGCCTTTTCAGGAACTATCATGTATCCGAGGCGCCAGCCCGTCATCGCGAACAGCTTTGAAAAACCGTTCAGTACATAGCTGTCGGGCGAAAACTCAAGAGCGGAACGTTCCTTCTCTCCATAGACCAGACCATGATATATCTCATCGCTTATCACAGGGGGGCCGATGCCGCAGATCGATTCGAATTCCGCCGCGCCGATAAGTGTTCCTGTCGGATTGGCGGGTGAATTGACCATGATCCCTTTTGTCCTGGCACAGACCACTTTTTCAACATCTTCAGCGCGAAGTTGAAAACCATCTTCTTCCCGGGTGGTGACAAATCTCGGCACTCCTCCAAGATACCTGATGAAGTTGGGATAGCACGGATAACAGGGATCGCCCAGGATGATCTCGTCACCCGGATGTTCGATGAATGTAGACATGACAAGCAGGAGTGCGGGAGAGACGCCCATGGTCACGAGTACCTGTCCGGGTGATATATCTATGTCGTAGCCGTTTCCGTAATATGTTGCGATCGCCTCTCTCAATTCGAGGATCCCGCGGCTGTCAGTGTAATGAGTGTCTCCGGCATGGAGTGAGGATTCGGCTGCTCTGATGATTCCGGGAGGGGTCGGGAAATCCGGTTCGCCGATCTCCATATGAATAATGGACCGGCCTTCTTTTTCGAGTTCGATAGCCCTCTCCAGGACTTCCATCACCATGAATGGTCTGATCTCACCGTTTTCTATCTTTTCCATCCCGCCCTTTCCCCTTAATGGCCACTATTCGAGAATAATCAGTGGCTGCTCACAAGTCAATGCCCGTCCTGATCATCCATGATCACGTATCATAGCTATCGTCCAGTGCCGTCCCGTAATCCCGCCATCACGCCTGTATGAATAACATCGTTCGCTGTCGCAGCAGGTACAGACGTTCGAATGTATTATTGACTGTTTCCTTATCCCCGCGCCAGAGAGTTCCATCTCAAGGAAGGCTCGGAGATCGAGGTGCGGGGAGCCTTCGATAGATCTCACCGTTTCCTCGGGAAAGTCGCGGGCGATAGCTTCATCCACCTTGTAACATCTGCCACAGATACCCGGACCGGTCAATGCGACAGCGGCAGCCGGGTCAACTCCAAAACGGTCGGTCAGGATCTCGAAAGCCGATCCGATTATTCCTTTTCTTGCGCCTTCGCGTCCGGCATGGAGGGCCGCGAGTACTCTTTCTGGTGGTGAATAGATGATTATCGGGAAACAGTCTGCCGTATTGATCCCGAGTGCCACATCCGGCGATGTCGTTATCAGGCCGTCTGTGCGGGGAAAGAATCCACCATCGCTGGTAATGGCGATTTTGTCGCTATGGATCTGCCCACAGAGCGCGATTTTTTCCGGGGCGATGCCGCAGTGATCCAGGAAGGCCTTTCTATTCGACAGGACGGCCTTTTCGTCATCACCAGTTCCCGATCCCAGATTCAGGGCGTCAAAAGGCGGATCGCTCGATCCACCGATGCGCGACGCGAACCGGACCATCAGTTCGGGAGCCATGATCTCGACAGCGGGAAACCCGCCTGTCACTATCCTGTTTTGTCTTTGCCAGTACATAACGGATTATCAGTTCAGTTGACATTACGACGCAGGTGCAGGATAACTTATATCAGGTTCGATTTGAAAACAATTCGGAGGTCGATGTTGAGATTTTTCGAAGGATACAGATGTGGAAATTGCGAGAGGGATATACCAGGTAATTCTATAGCGGGCGAATGTCCATCCTGCCATGGCCCGTTACTCGGCAGGTATGACCTGCCGCTGATCGCATCGAGTATCACAAGGGATGAGTTTTATGCCTGCGGTCCGGGAATATGGAGGTTCAGGCCGCTTCTTCCACCATTCACAAGGGAATTGTCGCTCGGTGAGGGAAATACGCCGTTACTTCGGGTGGAACGACTCGAGAAGGAGACAGGCATTGAGAGTCTCTTTATCAAGGATGAATCGGCGAACCCGACAGGATCGTTCAAGGCCCGGGGGATGGCCGCCGCAGTCACCAGGGTCCTCGATCTAGGGGCGAAGGCAGCCTGTGTGCCGTCCGCAGGCAATGCGGGGCTTGCCCTTTCAGCTTACGGTGCGTGTGCCGGGATCGCGACGAAGATATATATCCCTTCTGTCACTCCTGACGGAGTCGCTGAAGAATGCAGGGCATACGGGGCAGAAGTCGTCATTGTCGAGGGGATATTGCCTGATGCGGCGAAGAAGATGGAAGAAGATCTCGAAGGTTCAGACGGGATCGTCCTGAGTACTTTCAGGGAACCATGCAGGGTCGAGGGAAAGAAGACGATAGCCTATGAACTGGAAGCGCAGCTGGGTCATAAAAGTCCCGACTGGATAATCTTCCCTACAGGTGGAGGAACGGGTATCGTCGCTATCTGGAAAGCCTACCGGGAACTGGAACAGCTGGGTTGGCTCAAAGGCAAGAGGCCCGCGATGGTCGTCGTGCAGTCGAGCGGATGCGCCCCTGTAGTGAAAGCCTTCGAGAACGGGGAAGATATAGTGAAGCCATGGGGTTCTCCCGAGACTATAGCCGCAGGTATAAGGGTGCCGGGTTCGAGGGCGGACAGGCAGATATTGGAAGCCCTGCGGGATACTGCTGGGGTGGCGGTGGCGGTCGAGGATCAGGAGATTATGCGGGCGGCAGGGGAGATGACCACATTGACCGGCCTGTTCCCCTCTCCGGAGGGAGCAGCCACCCTGGCAGGGCTCCGTTCTCTGATTCGAAGCGGGACTATCGATCGTTCCGAGAGTGTAGTGCTTGTAAATACTGCAGGATGGTCGAGATACCGGTTCATGATTGACCCATTCAGGGAATAAAAAAGGGAGGACTTGAGTCCCCCCTTTATCTCATTATCGTCTTCGGAATCAGTACCATCTGCGCGAACCCTGAGTCCGCGACTATTTCATAAAGCCTATCGTTTTTTGCCCCTGCTGGAGCTGCTTTTCGAACTCTTTCCGGACGAACGGCTGGAAGAACTCCGACTGCTCGACGAACTCGAAGTCGACCTCGAGGAAGAACTCTTCCGTACCGAACTGCTCGAAGGACTTTTTCTTGACGAGGAATTTTTTTTCACGGGAGAACTCTTCCTGGTCGTGGAGCTCTTTCGCGTCGTCGTTCTTTCCGATGCTTTCCTGTCGGAAGACGATCTCTCGCTTGTTCTGGAACGATTCACAGTCCTCGACTTTCTTTCAGTAGTGCCGCTCCGGCTCCCTGTCGACGACTCTCTTTCCGTAGATCGCTTGCTTCTCCACACCTTGCTGCGCGTGGAACTGCCGGTAGAGCGTGTACCGGAACGGGTCCTGTCGATCGTCCTGGACCCCCTGTCGGAGGTCGGCCTGTCGATATCCCTGGTCCTGGTCGTGCCTGTCCTGGAATTGCCACCGTAAATCACTCTTGATGGAACACTCTGGCGGTCTTTGTACCTTGACCGTGACCCAGTCAACGAATTTCCGGATGCCGGTGTTGCGCCGCGGGAATAGTTTCCTCTGTCATTTCTGACCGTCCTGGCCGTTTTGGCGATTCTGGCGTTACGGCTTGCCAGCTTCGTCTCGCCGAGCCTGCTGTCCCTTATAGTCCTGTCTCTCGTCGTTCTGACCGAGGACGAAGTATAATTGATGGCGCGCTTGGTAAAAGACCTGTTGGCATATATCGACCTTGAATTGCGGTAGAAATCCTGGTCGTGGTAGCCGTGGTACCAGGAGTGGTAACCTCCGGGATGGTGCCATGAGCTGTAATAATACGGATTGTAATACCCGTAGACACATCCCCAATTGTACCTGTAGTAATCATGCGCATACCACGACTGGTAAGGCCAGTGGTGATAATAGTAGCTGTCCCAGTGGAAAGAGAATCCCGAATAGCCGATATCCCAGTACCACGGATCGTAGTTGGTGTAGTACCAGCTTCTGTATGCGGGATAGTTGAATCTGTAGGGGTAGTCGTAGTCCGTATAATACACCGACAGATATACCTTCGAATCCGAGTCGTCGTAATAATCTTCATCGTCCCAGCCGCTGGTCACATTGTCGGCATAGTAGTTCGAAGAATAATATTCCTCGTCCTCCGCCTCTTTATCGGCATCATCGACATGGTTTACGGCGTAAAGAGTTGGATAGGGGTAATGAAGGTCGTCTTCATCGTACATCATCTGCTCGATGTAGATCTCCGGGCACTCCATGGCGTACGGATCCGCTATATTCCCATCTCCATGACATTTGTCGCAGAGGTATCTCGGATAGTCCACCTTGCGGTTGATGTAGAAATATGTGTAATCGGTCGAAATGGGCACAGCGTCGGCGTCACGGATAATATTTTCGTCGAGGAGGTTGAAAGCTAGAAAGGGGTCCATATCCACTCTCAGTTGATCATCCCTGAGCTGATGGCCGTTTTTGGCCAGGAACTTCAGCTCGTCAACGTTGATGCGGTCGCCATCAGTCACGGCGACGGCATGGATATACTCTATACCCGTCTTGCCGGAGACCTCCCATTTTATTCCCTTGCCCTTTTCGGGAAGGAAATGGACTTTTCCCTTCCTTGTCCTGGTCAAAACGCCATCAGCAGGATAAAGAAGTTGCACAAGTCCCTCGCTGTCGATGTTGTAGATCACGACATAGGCATCCCGTTCGGTCTGGAAAGTGAGGTTTATATCCCTGCCGGGCTGTAATACAGAACCCTTTCCACCTATGAGGCGCAGAGACAGTTCGATATCGCTCCGGGCGTATTGTGCCGGTTGCGAGACCGTCCTTGTTATTTCCACGGGTGATGCGTTTGAAACGCTGAACGGAATCAAAATGACAGCTAGAAGGAAGAGCATTAGCTTGCGTGTCATGACACTCACTCCCTTCAGGGGTTGTTTTGAACGGGGCGTATTCTTGATCTTGGGTGACCGGGGCGCAAAACACCCGCAGCCACACAATAAGTATAGCGGCTTTCCGGCCTTTTTACAAGTTCTACTCCCGTTTTTATGCATCCTTGACACCTTTCAATTGGTACGGTGGACGCTGGCGGTCACTGTCTCGCCTGTTCGGAGTCAGATGAGACGTCCGCCTCTCTATTAATAGTACGTTTTGGGGCCCTTCCCGGTTTCAATCTGTTTGAAACTAACTTGACCCGCCGAGAGTACAATGATAGTGTGCCCGGTGACGTTGGAAAAGGAGGATGCAAATGGGGTTCGACGGGATACCGGTATTTATGCTGATGTCTGGCAGCTTTTCGGAGCTGATCGCCAATACAGGGATGCTGGCAAAGACAGTCCTTGCTGTCCTGCTGGTCTTGTCGGTAGTTTCATGGACGATAATATTTGAAAAGGTGAGGTTTTTCAGGCGTGCCGGGAGACAGAGCGCAAAGTTCAATAAAGTCTTTGAAGAGGGAAGGTCGCTCCGGGCCATTGCTGAGAAGGCTCAAAAACTGCAGGATTCTCCTGAAGCCTCGCTGGTGAAAGCCTTGAGTGGTGTGGTGGAAAGTGGAGAGGTAAGGGACCCCGCGAATCTCGATAGATATATCGATTCCGGGATCGAGACGCTGGTTGCAGAATGGGAATCGTATCTGATCTTTTTGTCCACTACAGCGACAATCTCTCCGTTTCTCGGTCTTCTGGGTACCGTCTGGGGTATCATGAGTTCTTTCCTCAGCATGGGGATGAGGGGTTCGGCAAATCTTTACGTGATCGGACCGGGCATCGCCGACGCGCTGATCACGACGATCTTCGGGTTGGGTGCTGCCATTCCAGCAGTGATCGGCTATAATTACATTCTCAGGATGGTAAGAAGGAAGGAAGACGATCTAACATCGTTCGCGGTCCGGTTCAGGGTGCGTATACTCGAACGTCGGTACCAGGAACTGGAGGAACGATGATCAAAGGCCCGGTATTCGCGGGAGGACGATATGAAACGTAAACGCTACTCGGCGCTGGCCGAGATCAACATCACCAATCTCGTCGATGTGATGATGGTCCTTCTGATCGTGTTCATGCTTACCGCACCGTTCCTGCAGGCGGGGGTCCGTCTCAACCTTCCCAAGGCTGAAGCGAAAGTCATCGAAGAGCAGGAGGGCGTGACTATCTCGATCGACAGCCAAGGTGATATATTTATCGGTAAGGAAAGGGTCGCATGGCGCGATTTTGCCGCCGAACTCAGAAAGGCCCTGGATACCGAAGCGCCCCGTGTATTTCTCAGAGCAGACAAGGAAACGAAATACGGGGCGGTCATGAGAGTGATTGCTCGTGTCAAGATGATGGGAATAGAAGATCTGGGGCTCATAGCCGAACAGGAAGAAAGCGGTTGAAAGACGGGGGTCCGGGAGGATGAGGTTTTCACTTCTTATATCGGTATTAATCCATGTACTTATCATGGCAGCGCTGTTTTTCGTTGTCAGAGCTGTGCCCGACCTGAAACTTCCGAAAAAGATATATTCTGTAAAGATACTTCAGCCGATCCTGAGGAAGGCTGAACCGGAATCCCCGAAAAAAGTGGAAGTCAAGAGTGAAGTAAAGGTCAAAAAGCCGGAACTGTCTAAACCGAAGCCGAAAAAGAAAGAACAGAAGAAAAAACCCGAAGTGAAAAAAGAAGAACCGAAACAGGCCGAGGCTGAGAAACCGATGGACGTCTCGATGGAGAAGGATGTGACCTCCCTGACCTCCCTGGCGGTCGACGCACCACGTTTTCCGTTTTCCTACTATCTTTCGGCGATCGAGAGAAAGGTCTCCGGCCACTGGTTCTCTTCCGAGTCAGGTCGGGGTGAGGGATTCAGTTGCGTTGTTTATTTCAGGCTTGCCCGCAGGGGGAGCGTCAGCGACGTGAGGATAGAGCAGAGTTCCGGAAACGCGTATTTCGACCGGTCGGCCAAGAGAGCCATCAGGAGTTCTGCACCCTTTCCGCCCCTTCCGAAAGCATTTACCGAGCCATGGCTCGGAATACATTTCACCTTTATTCAGAAAGACTGACAGGTAGGGATAATGACATCGCGAGTACAGATATTTTTTCTTCGCATGGTTCTGGCTGCAATGGCCCTGAGCGTTGTCCCTGGAGCCGGCAGGACTCAGACAGACATCCACCTCAGTACTGAAAAGGCCGGTGGCGGCCGGATACCGATCGTGGTCCGCGATATCGACGCAGGCACACCTGGAGAGATGGGAGTGGCAGGTTATGTCACGAAAGTCCTCAGGCAGGATCTGTTGTTCACCGATATCTTCGAGCCCCTCCGGTTCGAGGGCGTTTCCGACACACTTGCCGGTGGCAGGACCGCTATGGCTATAGTGGAAGGGGTTCTCTCGAAAGATGGGGACCACTACATACTCGACACGAGGCTCCTCGACTATTCGAGCAGAGAGGAGATCTTTAATAAGCGATACCGGTTCGGACGTGATGTCAGAAGGACGGTGGCACACCATATCTGCGACGAGATCCTGTTTTTCCTGGTGGGGGAGAAAGGAATCGCCACGACGCGTTTGCTGTTTGCCCGGAGAGAAAATGGCGTAAAGAACCTCTACATGGTCGATTATGACGGGTACGGGGAGCGACAGGTGACAAAAGACGAACTGATCGTGTCTCCCCTGTGGCTCGATGAAAGTAGATTCGTTTTTACCTCATACCGGCGGGATAATCCCGATTGTTATCTGATCGATCTGGAAAAGAACATCCGCAGGAACATATCCCATCGCAAGGGGATGAATATCGCGGGAAGCTATAATCGGGAACTTGACGAGATCGCGATGACATTGAGCCTGAGGGGCAACAGCGAGATCTACAGGGTGAAAAGTGACGGCAGTATAGTCAAGCGACTGACGAACAACAGAGCTATCGAGATCTCGGCATCCTGGGCCCCGAACGGCAGGGAACTCGTTTTCGTTTCAGACAGGACCCGTTCTCCACAGCTGTATGTGATGGACTATTACGGAGGCAATGTGAGACGTCTGACAAGGACGGGTTCGTACAATACTTCACCTTCGTGGTCCCCGGAGGGTGACTTGATAGCATTCGTCTCGAGGGAAGGGTGGCTGTATCGGCTCAGGCTGATCTCCCCGGACGGCCTGTGGGAAGAAACAGTATTCGACGATTATTACAGTTATGAAGATCCGGTATGGGCTCCGGACGGAAGGCATATCGCGGTCAGCGTAAAATACGGAGAGACTTCGTGGATCGTCATAGTAGATATAGAGACAGGAAGAAGGAGAAAACTGGTCCGTGGGGAGTCGGCGGACTGGTCTCCGCTGGCAGGAGAATGATCTGGCCGAAGACGAGTTAATATCTTTCCGGCGACTGAATTATTTTAAAATATCTGTTTTAATTATTTGGTTTTGCCTATACACTCTGCCCCGATGTATAAAGGAGAGACTGAGATATCAGTCGAACAGGGAATAAACATGGAGGTACCCTCGCATGACCCGTTTCAACGTTCTGTTTCTCGTGCTGGTGCTGGCTCTGCTTATGATATTGCCCGCATGCGCCAAAAAAGACACTGTCGAAGTCCAGGATATCGAGCCTGCCATAGAAGAGATCGTTCCGCCGCCGCCTCCGCTCCAGGAAGAGGTTGAGGAAGTACCTGTCATTGAGGAGGTCGAACCGGTAGTCCTTGAAGATATCTTTTTCGATTACGACAAGTTCAATATCAAGGACGAATACAAAAGCATCCTCACAGCCAACGCCGAGATGCTCCTGGACAATCCTGAAGTAACTCTTCTCGTTGAAGGACATTGCGATGAAAGAGGGACGAGCGAGTATAACCTGGCTCTCGGTGAGAAAAGGGCCAAGTCCGTTCTGGATTTCCTGGTTGCCTATGGAGTGGGCGCTGACAGGCTTTCCCTGGTGAGTTACGGCGAGGAAAAACCGTTCGACAGTGGCCATGACGAACACGCGTGGGGCATGAACCGCCGTGCCCACATGGCAGTGAAACAGTAAAGAGACAGTTCTTATGAATAGATACCGTGCATGGATGATCCTGATCGTTCTCGTTTTCGCCAGTCTCAATGTTGGGTGCTGGGGGCGCAAGTTTTTCAGGGCTCCCGGAGAGACTATCGAGATCTCTGCGAAAGTGGATTCTCTGCTCAAGGAGAACATGGTCCTTCAGAGGAGGATGTATCAGGTCGAGAAGATGCTGGCCTCACAGCAGGATTATTCTCGCGGTGTCAATGCCCAGAACAAGATCGATCTTGAAGAGCTCAAGGACCAGATCAACGCTCTGACTCAGTCTGTCGGAGAAAGCGGATCACCTGTCCGGAGTTGGACTCCAGAAAGTTCCAGCGCCGGGACAAGAGTGTTTGAGGATACGGCTTCATCAGTGGATTCTCTCCCTGTATCCGGTGATGAAGCCGGAGTCCCTCCCGATCCAGGACTTGTGGCGGGCCGGCCGGTGGTTGAAGAAAATGATGCGATGCCGTCACCCGAGGAGATCCACAGGCAGATCTATCTGGATTTCAGCCGGATGGAGTATTCGGTGGCTCTCGATGAATCGGAGATGTTTCTGGACCGTTACGGAAGCCACCCTCTCGGTGAAGAAGTCAGGTTTATCCGTGGGGAATGTTTCATGGAACTGGGCCAGTATTTTGACGCGTTAAAGGAGTTTTCCGCCATTCTCCAGCAATATCCAGGGGGGCGGAGAAAGCCTTCAGCGCTTCTGAGGATGGCCATATCCTATGAAGAGATCGGAGACAGGGACCTCGCTGTGGGTGTGGCAAGACGGTTGGTCAGGGAACATCCGGGCAGCGAAGAATCATCCGAGGCGAGAGAAAGATTCAGCGACCTGCTGGATGAATGATCGTCGGATTCGTGATGGCTGCCTTCCCCGGTAAGACTCATCTTTAACGAAGCAGCCACTGGAAGGTCGTGACTGCAGAGTGGAATTGACTGGGAATCTGATACTGGCTGTATCCGTTATAATCCTCCTATTTCTTTCAGCGTTTTTCTCAGGATCAGAGACGGCACTCTTTTCTCTGTCCCGCTTGTCTGTTTCCGGGATGATCGATGGTGGCGTACGCCGACGTCGAGTGTCGGAACTTCTTGAGAAGCCACGGATGCTTCTGGTGACTATCCTTTTCGGTAACCTTCTCGTCAATATAGCCAGTACAAGCGCCGTAACGGCTCTCGCGATAAAGCTGTTCGGTGAGAGGGGGCTGGGCTATTCGATGGTGCTCATGACCTTCCTGATTCTTATCTTTGGGGAGATTACACCGAAAAGCCTCGCTTTGAAGCATGGACCTGTTCTGGCACCGATGTTAGCCGGTCCCTTGAAACTGTTGATGTGGCTGTTCTGGCCGGTGAGGATCGTACTTGGATGGATCGCCGATTCCACGGTAAACAGAAGCAAGAAGCTGTTCGGTGAGAGTCACGAAAGATATGAATCGAGCGAGCTCGCTACTGCAGTAGAGATGGGCCATATCGATGGTGTATTTGACGAGTTCGAGAAGGATGTCCTGGTTAATTTTTTCCATTTCACAAAGAGGGGCCTGAGCGAGATATTGACTCCCAGAGTCGAAGTGTTTTCGCTGGATGCCGATACAGGGCTGCAGGACGCGATAATCCAGGTCAGGGCAAAAGGGTATTCGAGAATCCCGCTTTTTGAGGATTCGGCAGAAAATATTGTAGGGATACTCAACGCCCGGGATATGCTGGGGCATGATCGTGATGAGAAGATAATTGTCCGGGATCTGATGAAGCCGGTAACATTTGTTCCCGAGACAAAAAAGGTCCGTGATCTGTTGGGAGAACTCCTGTCGTTAAGGGAGCATGTCGCCATCGCCGTGGATGAGCATGGATCGTTTGAAGGGATTGTGACTCTTGAGGATATCCTGGAAGATATTTTCGGCGAGATCCGTGACAGGCTGGAGCCCAGAGTAGACGAGTTCAATCTCATCGACAACGACAGGATAGTAGTCGAAGGCGCAATGAAACTGGAGGACCTCAACGACAGGTTCGGAACGATGCTCGATTCATTGGAAGTCGAGACGATAGGTGGATATCTGATCGAGCATGCCGGCAGGATACCCAGAGAAGGAGAGGTGTTCAGGGTAGGTGAACTGAGATTCCTGATCCTGTCGGCAGAACCGGTAAGGATCAACAAGGTGAAGATCGAGAGACAGAAGAATATGGAGGACCGTGATGAGCACGATTAATACAATCATCATCATAATCGTCACTATCCTTCTGTCGGCGTTTTTCTCAGGATCAGAGACGGCACTTATATCCTGCAGCAGGATCCGGATGCGAAATCTGGCGAAACATGGTTCCCGAAGGGCGCGTATGGTCGAACGCTTCCTCGAGTCCCCCGAACAGTTTTTCAGCATAGTACTCGTCGGTACAAACCTGGCTGTAATCATCTGTACAGCTACAGCGACCGCGCTTGCAATCGAGAATTTCGGGCAGGCGGGGGTCCTTATCGCCACACTGGTGATGACCCCTTTGCTTCTTGTCTTCGGAGAAGTCGTTCCCAAGGCCGTCTATCTATATCACGCGGATCGGATCGCGATGGCTGTAGCTCCTCTGCTGAAAATCATGTTCTACATTCTGTGGCCGTTAGTGATCCCCGTGACATGGCTTGCCCGATTACTGACAGGAACCTCGGATGAAGAGGAGAGAAAACTCAATATCATCTCCACGCGGGAAGAACTCATATTTTTGTACAACAGGGGCAGAGATGAGGGTTCCCGGGAGAAGCTCGAGACGAGGATGATCGACAGGATGTTCAAGTTCCGGATCGTCCGGGTCGGAGACCTGATGGTTCCGATGGCCGATGTAGTATCGTTTTCGGTGGAATCCTCGATCGACGAGATAGTGGCTGGAGTGGACAACCATTCCTGGTCACGATTTCCGATCGTCTCGCCTGAAAATGGGAGAGTGGC encodes the following:
- a CDS encoding pyridoxal phosphate-dependent aminotransferase; this encodes MEKIENGEIRPFMVMEVLERAIELEKEGRSIIHMEIGEPDFPTPPGIIRAAESSLHAGDTHYTDSRGILELREAIATYYGNGYDIDISPGQVLVTMGVSPALLLVMSTFIEHPGDEIILGDPCYPCYPNFIRYLGGVPRFVTTREEDGFQLRAEDVEKVVCARTKGIMVNSPANPTGTLIGAAEFESICGIGPPVISDEIYHGLVYGEKERSALEFSPDSYVLNGFSKLFAMTGWRLGYMIVPEKALRSLQILQQNFFISPGSFVQAAGIEALRGTHPEIPAMVKMYDERRRYLLEALPGLGLEYTIEPRGAFYIFVNASHLGRDSYKLAFDILDKVGVALTPGIDFGERGEGHLRISYANSLDNIREGIRRLGEYISGTINKGE
- a CDS encoding polyphenol oxidase family protein, yielding MYWQRQNRIVTGGFPAVEIMAPELMVRFASRIGGSSDPPFDALNLGSGTGDDEKAVLSNRKAFLDHCGIAPEKIALCGQIHSDKIAITSDGGFFPRTDGLITTSPDVALGINTADCFPIIIYSPPERVLAALHAGREGARKGIIGSAFEILTDRFGVDPAAAVALTGPGICGRCYKVDEAIARDFPEETVRSIEGSPHLDLRAFLEMELSGAGIRKQSIIHSNVCTCCDSERCYSYRRDGGITGRHWTIAMIRDHG
- a CDS encoding threonine synthase produces the protein MLRFFEGYRCGNCERDIPGNSIAGECPSCHGPLLGRYDLPLIASSITRDEFYACGPGIWRFRPLLPPFTRELSLGEGNTPLLRVERLEKETGIESLFIKDESANPTGSFKARGMAAAVTRVLDLGAKAACVPSAGNAGLALSAYGACAGIATKIYIPSVTPDGVAEECRAYGAEVVIVEGILPDAAKKMEEDLEGSDGIVLSTFREPCRVEGKKTIAYELEAQLGHKSPDWIIFPTGGGTGIVAIWKAYRELEQLGWLKGKRPAMVVVQSSGCAPVVKAFENGEDIVKPWGSPETIAAGIRVPGSRADRQILEALRDTAGVAVAVEDQEIMRAAGEMTTLTGLFPSPEGAATLAGLRSLIRSGTIDRSESVVLVNTAGWSRYRFMIDPFRE
- a CDS encoding DUF4384 domain-containing protein, with amino-acid sequence MTRKLMLFLLAVILIPFSVSNASPVEITRTVSQPAQYARSDIELSLRLIGGKGSVLQPGRDINLTFQTERDAYVVIYNIDSEGLVQLLYPADGVLTRTRKGKVHFLPEKGKGIKWEVSGKTGIEYIHAVAVTDGDRINVDELKFLAKNGHQLRDDQLRVDMDPFLAFNLLDENIIRDADAVPISTDYTYFYINRKVDYPRYLCDKCHGDGNIADPYAMECPEIYIEQMMYDEDDLHYPYPTLYAVNHVDDADKEAEDEEYYSSNYYADNVTSGWDDEDYYDDSDSKVYLSVYYTDYDYPYRFNYPAYRSWYYTNYDPWYWDIGYSGFSFHWDSYYYHHWPYQSWYAHDYYRYNWGCVYGYYNPYYYSSWHHPGGYHSWYHGYHDQDFYRNSRSIYANRSFTKRAINYTSSSVRTTRDRTIRDSRLGETKLASRNARIAKTARTVRNDRGNYSRGATPASGNSLTGSRSRYKDRQSVPSRVIYGGNSRTGTTRTRDIDRPTSDRGSRTIDRTRSGTRSTGSSTRSKVWRSKRSTERESSTGSRSGTTERKSRTVNRSRTSERSSSDRKASERTTTRKSSTTRKSSPVKKNSSSRKSPSSSSVRKSSSSRSTSSSSSSRSSSSRSSGKSSKSSSSRGKKR
- a CDS encoding MotA/TolQ/ExbB proton channel family protein, which translates into the protein MGFDGIPVFMLMSGSFSELIANTGMLAKTVLAVLLVLSVVSWTIIFEKVRFFRRAGRQSAKFNKVFEEGRSLRAIAEKAQKLQDSPEASLVKALSGVVESGEVRDPANLDRYIDSGIETLVAEWESYLIFLSTTATISPFLGLLGTVWGIMSSFLSMGMRGSANLYVIGPGIADALITTIFGLGAAIPAVIGYNYILRMVRRKEDDLTSFAVRFRVRILERRYQELEER
- a CDS encoding biopolymer transporter ExbD, with product MKRKRYSALAEINITNLVDVMMVLLIVFMLTAPFLQAGVRLNLPKAEAKVIEEQEGVTISIDSQGDIFIGKERVAWRDFAAELRKALDTEAPRVFLRADKETKYGAVMRVIARVKMMGIEDLGLIAEQEESG
- a CDS encoding TonB C-terminal domain-containing protein, with the protein product MRFSLLISVLIHVLIMAALFFVVRAVPDLKLPKKIYSVKILQPILRKAEPESPKKVEVKSEVKVKKPELSKPKPKKKEQKKKPEVKKEEPKQAEAEKPMDVSMEKDVTSLTSLAVDAPRFPFSYYLSAIERKVSGHWFSSESGRGEGFSCVVYFRLARRGSVSDVRIEQSSGNAYFDRSAKRAIRSSAPFPPLPKAFTEPWLGIHFTFIQKD
- the pal gene encoding peptidoglycan-associated lipoprotein Pal codes for the protein MTRFNVLFLVLVLALLMILPACAKKDTVEVQDIEPAIEEIVPPPPPLQEEVEEVPVIEEVEPVVLEDIFFDYDKFNIKDEYKSILTANAEMLLDNPEVTLLVEGHCDERGTSEYNLALGEKRAKSVLDFLVAYGVGADRLSLVSYGEEKPFDSGHDEHAWGMNRRAHMAVKQ
- a CDS encoding tetratricopeptide repeat protein gives rise to the protein MNRYRAWMILIVLVFASLNVGCWGRKFFRAPGETIEISAKVDSLLKENMVLQRRMYQVEKMLASQQDYSRGVNAQNKIDLEELKDQINALTQSVGESGSPVRSWTPESSSAGTRVFEDTASSVDSLPVSGDEAGVPPDPGLVAGRPVVEENDAMPSPEEIHRQIYLDFSRMEYSVALDESEMFLDRYGSHPLGEEVRFIRGECFMELGQYFDALKEFSAILQQYPGGRRKPSALLRMAISYEEIGDRDLAVGVARRLVREHPGSEESSEARERFSDLLDE
- a CDS encoding hemolysin family protein, translated to MTGNLILAVSVIILLFLSAFFSGSETALFSLSRLSVSGMIDGGVRRRRVSELLEKPRMLLVTILFGNLLVNIASTSAVTALAIKLFGERGLGYSMVLMTFLILIFGEITPKSLALKHGPVLAPMLAGPLKLLMWLFWPVRIVLGWIADSTVNRSKKLFGESHERYESSELATAVEMGHIDGVFDEFEKDVLVNFFHFTKRGLSEILTPRVEVFSLDADTGLQDAIIQVRAKGYSRIPLFEDSAENIVGILNARDMLGHDRDEKIIVRDLMKPVTFVPETKKVRDLLGELLSLREHVAIAVDEHGSFEGIVTLEDILEDIFGEIRDRLEPRVDEFNLIDNDRIVVEGAMKLEDLNDRFGTMLDSLEVETIGGYLIEHAGRIPREGEVFRVGELRFLILSAEPVRINKVKIERQKNMEDRDEHD